A stretch of Penaeus vannamei isolate JL-2024 chromosome 18, ASM4276789v1, whole genome shotgun sequence DNA encodes these proteins:
- the LOC113801318 gene encoding serine/threonine-protein phosphatase 6 regulatory ankyrin repeat subunit C → MRLFSIPSALEEETCAQRLGTQTRNLFSTFLNSVGARMGGSEHGQATKDLIGAVQRGDAAGVLAALESGGDVNAVVVCEDEVERTVLALAAFLGHAHLVPVLVEKGAKVDQRAGRTMTAIHHAAREGRAEALKALLKAGADLNAPEIRYFNSPLHFATMTSNFNCVKVLVEAGADLNCKDIYHYRPLHIASRTNYLPIIKYLLESRCDRGARTVQGWTALHVGGMSGSEEAVKLLIESGLDLEALDNDGRTAAVLTDECGQGHLYWYFAKTFGASTSLSPAVKARQSMERYDIEQLVLTWASQDIEANKHLLRMNTPSPFDGHYQDHSGRTALHVAAENGHRGNVVVLLEDCKIYPAVRTYAGQTPAELARAAGHEDLAKMITAKLERVEGREEAEDLYKTLLTVIADGDDVKTASSLLARGCPMKPCGLYSTHAIVLAATINRCRILTLLVAAGASLFATVQGLTLLQIVWFTADVTMFVKMIVTKSILHMLQEEHKRAENWPELQKGISSILDTLQGEQPWMACWPVHNPSGTQSILTRRLTEAIYAKCNLTVSFLLNAGAMPLLDEEFYGMSPFEVSLNEKLWGMAARLARISGGLYVADSQGKFYRDYLPWSQRMELEYDIFEKELRKILHEEEKAKDEEVRQELELSRHLQRKLYEAYQSDSLLDGSTRRLVNHIGCQALLAAARFNLVQLAFLLLTKGEMDVNGRLERMTDSTAVQQAAAFGNHNLVFLMHKMGADITLKDRYHHTALHLAPMFGHAVTDEQLRSLANSEEPTCKSGTTPTQVRDNFEVYLRQYGVDTNDAEQFVNYEDFNNATKALEKHLGRLDLDELKKQSWIRCVNYKEGEAKEVCEAVMSEMKLLMEKVGQRNPALRGSLILLGSAADGTRLCAPDEFDFNLVIQPPVAIDLHIKHLGKNEASHKGHKSVLKVKPRHSKANLLKESNLKKCFYNAVVKSLEEHTCKDHRLSLTPPGVTRTQVGITLSLAWQGEQFPLLLIGVDFVPVLTVPWPQTVSEPPLTPPGIDNVFISSLGRGKWRFSFSAVEVETLKSLDDMEKLVYLTCKNLLANLKAEPWMPKKVKNRYTWWDSQLWKLSIPSGFAMKSCFLRIVEKKRENGIVWVEENLHHYMTQIFLLMVGEYIDPVTMRTLQVSRKIYPYYGGDFESPKLGEGVKEILSFIEERQRSRSRLPDSQENSQVQSLKGEDGVKEMISFLGDVQNIKNL, encoded by the exons ATGAGGCTCTTCAGTATACCTTCAGCGCTGGAGGAGGAAACATGTGCACAGCGCTTGGGAACACAAACTAGAAaccttttttccactttcttgAATTCTGTCGGGGCAAGAATGGGAGGAAGCGAGCATGGACAAGCGACAAAG GACCTGATCGGAGCCGTCCAGCGAGGCGACGCAGCGGGCGTGTTGGCGGCCCTCGAGAGCGGGGGCGACGTGAACGCCGTCGTCGTTTGCGAAGATGAGGTGGAGAGAACGGTCCTCGCCCTGGCTGCGTTCTTGGGCCACGCCCACCTCGTGCCCGTCCTGGTGGAGAAGGGCGCGAAGGTGGACCAGAGAGCCGGCAGAACCATGACGGCGATCCACCACgccgcgagggaggggagggccgaGGCGCTGAAGGCTCTGTTGAAGGCCGGCGCGGACCTCAATGCGCCCGAGATCCGCTACT TTAACAGCCCACTCCACTTCGCTACAATGACTAGTAACTTCAACTGCGTGAAGGTACTGGTCGAGGCTGGCGCTGACTTGAACTGCAAGGACATCTACCACTACCGCCCCCTGCACATCGCATCGAGGACCAACTACCTGCCCATCATCAAGTACCTGCTCGAGTCTCGGTGTGACCGCGGGGCGAGGACGGTGCAAGGCTGGACGGCGCTCCATGTGGGCGGGATGAGCGGCAGCGAGGAGGCGGTCAAACTCCTGATAGAATCCGGCCTCGACTTGGAGGCGCTGGACAACGACGGGCGCACTGCAGCCGTGCTCACCGACGAGTGTGGGCAGGGCCACTTGTACTGGTACTTCGCGAAGACCTTTGGGGCGTCCACATCCTTGTCTCCGGCAGTTAAG GCCCGCCAGAGCATGGAGAGGTATGACATTGAGCAGTTGGTGCTAACGTGGGCGTCCCAAGACATCGAGGCCAACAAGCATCTCCTTCGCATGAACACTCCGTCACCCTTCGACGGGCACTACCAGGACCACTCCGGGCGCACAGCTCTCCACGTGGCGGCAGAGAACGGCCACAGGGGCAACGTGGTCGTCCTACTGGAAGATTGCAAGATCTACCCAGCAGTGCGCACCTATGCGGGGCAGACGCCGGCTGAACTGGCGAGAGCCGCCGGACACGAGGATCTGGCGAAGATGATAACGGCGAAGTTGGAGCGTGTGGAA ggcagagaggaagcagaggaccTGTACAAGACCTTGCTGACTGTCATCGCAGACGGGGATGATGTGAAGACGGCATCCTCTCTGCTCGCTCGCGGATGTCCCATGAAACCTTGCGGCCTCTACTCCACTCACGCCATCGTCCTGGCTGCCACCATCAACCGCTGCAGGATCCTCACTCTCCTGGTGGCCGCGGGGGCGTCGCTCTTCGCCACCGTTCAGGGCCTGACCCTGCTGCAGATCGTCTGGTTCACGGCAGACGTCACCATGTTCGTGAAGATGATAGTAACCAAG TCGATACTTCACATGCTGCAGGAGGAACACAAAAGGGCGGAAAACTGGCCCGAATTACAGAAAGGAATCTCGTCCATCCTGGACACACTGCAGGGAGAGCAACCTTGGATGGCATGTTGGCCTGTGCACAACCCTTCAGGAACCCAGTCAATCCTGACTCGACGACTCACCGAAGCAATCTACGCGAAGTGTAACCTCACAGTGTCATTCCTCCTGAATGCGGGAGCGATGCCGCTGCTGGATGAGGAGTTCTATGGGATGAGTCCCTTTGAGGTTTCGCTCAATGAGAAGCTGTGGGGCATGGCGGCGAGGCTGGCGCGCATCTCAGGCGGCTTGTACGTCGCCGACTCGCAGGGCAAGTTCTACAGGGACTACCTGCCATGGAGTCAAAGAATGGAACTGGAATAT GACATTTTTGAAAAAGAACTGAGGAAAATACTacacgaagaagagaaagcaaaggatgAGGAGGTTCGACAGGAACTCGAACTTAGTAGACATCTTCAAAGAAAACTGTATGAAGCTTATCAGTCGGACAGTCTGTTGGATGGCAGTACACGAAGGCTAGTGAACCACATTGGGTGTCAAGCACTCCTGGCAGCTGCAAGGTTTAATCTTGTGCAGTTGGCCTTCTTGCTGTTGACCAAGGGCGAGATGGATGTCAACGGCAGACTCGAGAGGATGACGGACTCCACTGCAGTCCAACAGGCCGCTGCATTTGGAAATCACAATTTGGTTTTCCTGATGCACAAGATGGGGGCAGATATCACTCTGAAGGACCGCTACCATCACACGGCGCTTCACCTGGCTCCCATGTTTGGCCATGCGGTTACGGACGAACAACTAAGATCATTGGCCAATAGCGAGGAACCTACGTGTAAATCTGGCACAACACCTACGCAAGTAAGGGACAACTTCGAAGTGTATCTGAGGCAGTATGGGGTTGACACAAATGATGCTGAACAGTTTGTGAACTACGAGGATTTCAACAATGCAACCAAAGCCTTGGAGAAGCACTTGGGAAGACTTGATCTAGATGAGCTGAAGAAACAGAGCTGGATCAGGTGTGTAAACTATAAGGAAGGCGAGGCGAAGGAGGTTTGTGAGGCTGTGATGTCAGAAATGAAACTCTTGATGGAGAAGGTGGGCCAGCGGAACCCGGCGCTAAGGGGCAGTCTGATTCTGCTTGGCAGCGCAGCCGATGGCACCCGGCTCTGCGCGCCTGACGAGTTTGACTTCAACCTCGTCATTCAGCCACCTGTGGCCATAGACTTGCACATCAAACATCTGGGAAAAAACGAGGCCAGCCATAAGGGCCACAAGTCAGTTCTCAAGGTGAAACCGCGACACTCAAAGGCCAACTTGCTAAAAGAGTCAAATTTAAAGAAATGTTTTTATAATGCTGTTGTTAAGAGCCTGGAGGAACACACTTGCAAGGACCACAGGCTGAGTCTGACTCCTCCTGGAGTCACAAGGACTCAGGTTGGTATAACACTGTCCCTGGCGTGGCAAGGGGAGCAGTTCCCTCTTCTACTTATAGGGGTAGACTTCGTCCCTGTGTTGACTGTCCCTTGGCCGCAGACAGTTTCAGAGCCGCCTCTGACTCCCCCGGGTATCGACAATGTCTTCATCAGCAGTcttggaagagggaagtggaggtttTCCTTTTCTGCCGTCGAAGTAGAAACCCTTAAGAGCCTAGATGACATGGAGAAACTTGTCTATCTCACGTGCAAGAATCTGCTGGCAAATTTGAAAGCCGAGCCTTGGATGCCAAAAAAAGTAAAGAACAGGTACACCTGGTGGGACTCACAGCTCTGGAAACTATCGATCCCGTCTGGATTCGCCATGAAGAGCTGCTTCCTGAGAATcgtcgagaaaaagagagagaacggcattGTGTGGGTGGAAGAGAACCTCCACCATTACATGACGCAGATTTTCTTGCTTATGGTGGGCGAGTACATCGACCCAGTCACAATGAGAACTCTCCAGGTATCGAGAAAGATTTACCCATATTACGGCGGCGATTTCGAATCTCCAAAGCTAGGCGAAGGAGTCAAAGAAATCCTCTCCTTCATAGAGGAGCGTCAGCGATCCAGAAGCAGACTACCAGACAGTCAGGAGAACAGCCAAGTTCAATCACTGAAAGGCGAGGATGGTGTTAAAGAAATGATTTCCTTTTTGGGCGATGTACAAAACATTAAAAATCTTTGA